In one Culex quinquefasciatus strain JHB chromosome 2, VPISU_Cqui_1.0_pri_paternal, whole genome shotgun sequence genomic region, the following are encoded:
- the LOC6045707 gene encoding uncharacterized protein LOC6045707, with amino-acid sequence MRLAYVCGAEIFRQNYTRNNRRLALLYADFTLYLVISSWCMTVLWGQLLDVIFCVVTIGGAVQAFAKISSYINPTIYELHLKNMDNFKNIRKYNEVEDMLWNIAAICKLIVLFYAIISKIFVGLILAYSIGSSYMGEHYVLPFGYFFPCIDRDTFTGYLINLAYQSTFLVYAYCGLQLTDHLFINFIMHAIARLETIIIYLRKLNLQIQSQDLRLNGSAISELLHDILEKHIQHTENLSDLDNA; translated from the exons ATGCGTTTGGCCTACGTTTGTGGTGCCGAAATTTTCCGTCAAAATTACACCCGGAACAATCGTCGGTTGGCTTTGCTGTACGCTGACTTTACCCTGTACCTGGTGATTAGCTCTTGGTGCATGACGGTGCTGTGGGGTCAGCTACTTGACGTCATCTTCTGTGTCGTGACGATTGGAGGGGCCGTACAG GCGTTTGCAAAAATTTCCAGTTACATAAATCCCACAATTTACGAACTTCACTTGAAAAACATGGACAACTTCaaaaacattcggaaatataACGAGGTTGAGGACATGTTGTGGAATATAGCGGCTATTTGTAAATTGATAGTGCTTTTTTATGCAATCATCTCCAAAATTTTTGTTGGATTGATTTTGGCGTATTCAATTGGTAGCTCTTATATGGGCGAGCATTACGTCTTGCCGTTTGGATATTTCTTTCCGTGTATTGATCGGGACACTTTCACTGGATACTTGATCAATTTGGCTTATCAAAGTACATTTTTGGTGTACGCCTATTGCGGACTGCAGCTTACGGATCATTTATTTATAAACTTTATCATGCACGCGATTGCACGGCTGGAGACAATCATAATCTATCTGAGAAAACTTAATCTTCAGATACAATCACAAGACTTGCGGCTCAACGGATCTGCTATCAGTGAACTACTGCATGATATTTTAGAAAAACACATCCAACATACCGA GAATCTCAGTGATTTAGACAATGCTTAA
- the LOC6045708 gene encoding uncharacterized protein LOC6045708 isoform X1, which produces MEFAKRYFVRHRNLWSSEFKNPKALYESASESAMRLADVCGAEIFRQNYTRNNRRLALLYADFTLYLVLSFWCITVLWGQLLDVMFCVVMIGGAVQAFAKIHSYTNPTIHELQMCNLENFQNVRKYDEFEEAMWNAATFCKFAVIFYAIFAKIMIGLIVAYSIVSSLVGEHYVLPFGYFFPWIDRDTLAGYLINFAYQSTLLVYGYCGLQASDLVFIFFIIHAIARLEIIIVYLKKLDLLTQSPELERNGSAINELLDDIIEKHIQHTGNLSDLDDVLQNGIYVNFGSLIAQTVFSCYILVTADEIWYTGSAVAFGSALQLFSACLMGTLLSSKNDQLIREIYDISWNNLPIEAQKSLQLLLHSAQQPMVLSDGFNAVDLFYFVTIYKQIYSFVAMLLNFN; this is translated from the exons ATGGAGTTTGCCAAGCGGTACTTTGTGCGCCACCGCAATTTGTGGAGCAGTGAGTTCAAAAATCCAAAGGCTTTGTACGAAAGTGCCTCCGAATCTGCGATGCGTTTGGCTGACGTTTGTGGGGCCGAAATTTTCCGTCAAAATTACACCCGGAACAATCGGCGGTTGGCTTTGCTGTACGCTGACTTTACGCTGTACCTGGTGCTTAGTTTCTGGTGCATTACAGTTCTGTGGGGTCAGCTACTTGACGTTATGTTTTGCGTCGTAATGATTGGAGGGGCTGTGCAG GCTTTTGCAAAGATTCACAGCTACACCAATCCCACGATTCATGAACTTCAAATGTGCAATTTGGAAAACTTTCAAAACGTTCGAAAATATGACGAGTTCGAGGAAGCGATGTGGAATGCAGCgactttttgcaaatttgccgtGATTTTTTACGCAATCTTCGCAAAAATCATGATCGGATTGATTGTAGCGTATTCAATCGTGAGCTCCCTCGTGGGCGAACACTACGTATTGCCGTTTGGATACTTCTTTCCATGGATTGACCGGGACACCTTGGCTGGATATTTGATTAATTTCGCTTACCAAAGTACATTACTGGTGTACGGCTATTGTGGATTGCAAGCTTCAGATCttgtattcatattttttatcattcatgCAATTGCACGACTGGAGATAATCATAGTTTATCTAAAAAAACTCGATCTCTTGACACAATCACCAGAGTTAGAACGGAATGGATCTGCCATAAATGAGTTATTGGATGATATTATCGAAAAACACATTCAACATACTGG GAATCTCAGTGATTTGGACGATGTTTTGCAAAACGGCATTTACGTCAACTTTGGCAGCTTGATCGCTCAAACTGTCTTTTCATGTTATATTCTTGTAACG GCTGATGAAATCTGGTACACGGGGTCGGCGGTAGCGTTTGGCAGCGCATTGCAGTTGTTTTCCGCTTGTTTGATGGGAACGCTGCTGTCCAGTAAA AATGATCAACTGATTCGCGAGATCTACGACATATCCTGGAACAACCTGCCGATCGAAGCCCAGAAGAGCCTCCAGCTGCTGCTCCACTCGGCCCAGCAACCGATGGTGCTGTCTGATGGATTCAACGCTGTCGATTTGTTCTACTTTGTGACG ATCTACAAGCAAATTTACTCGTTTGTGGCGATGCTGCTGAACTTCAACTAA
- the LOC6045708 gene encoding uncharacterized protein LOC6045708 isoform X2, which yields MEFAKRYFVRRRNLWSSEFKNPKALYESGCESVMSLAYVCGSEVLRPNYTRKNRRLAILFADFILYLVLSFWCTTVFWGRLNDVIFCFVTIGGAIQAFAKISSYTGKGLYDLHLRNLENFKNDRNYDEVQEIMMNVATICKLSVTVFKIIFSGMVGLVMFYSIGGSIMGEHYVLPFGYYFPFIDPDTLVGFVVNFSYQLTFIIYAYCGLQASDLVFLYLIMHAIGATETIIIYLRKLNHLISSNGASSCLDLLHDIIEKHIKLTEYSKDMNDLLKMGIFINFGSLVAQTVFSCFVLATAEEIWYTGLAIVVLSTVQLFTACLLGTLLSSKNDQLIREIYDISWNNLPIEAQKSLQLLLHSAQQPMVLSDGFNAVDLFYFVTIYKQIYSFVAMLLNFN from the exons ATGGAGTTCGCCAAGCGTTACTTTGTGCGCCGTCGAAATCTGTGGAGCAGTGAGTTCAAGAATCCCAAGGCTTTGTACGAAAGTGGCTGCGAATCGGTGATGAGTTTGGCCTACGTTTGCGGTTCTGAAGTCTTAAGGCCAAACTACACGCGGAAGAATCGCCGGTTGGCCATATTGTTCGCTGACTTTATCTTGTATTTGGTGTTAAGTTTTTGGTGCACGACCGTGTTTTGGGGCCGGTTGAATGACGTTATCTTCTGTTTTGTCACTATTGGAGGAGCCATTCAG GCTTTTGCTAAAATCAGCAGTTACACTGGAAAAGGATTGTACGACCTTCATTTGAGAAATCtggaaaacttcaaaaatgatcGCAACTATGATGAAGTTCAGGAAATAATGATGAACGTTGCAACGATTTGTAAGCTCTCAGTAACCGTTTTTAAGATAATCTTCTCAGGAATGGTCGGATTAGTCATGTTCTACTCGATTGGAGGATCGATAATGGGGGAACACTACGTGTTGCCATTTGGATATTACTTTCCATTCATTGATCCAGACACCCTCGTTGGATTTGTAGTAAATTTCTCATATCAATTAACGTTTATAATTTACGCCTATTGTGGGTTACAAGCCTCGGATTTAGTTTTCTTATATTTAATCATGCATGCGATTGGAGCAACGGAAACCATTATAATCTATTTGAGAAAACTCAATCATCTCATCAGTTCCAACGGTGCATCATCCTGTCTCGATCTGCTGCACGATATTATCGAGAAACATATCAAACTCACTGA GTACTCAAAAGACATGAACGACCTACTGAAGATGggaattttcataaactttggaaGTTTGGTTGCTCAAACTGTGTTTTCTTGTTTCGTGCTTGCAACG GCCGAAGAAATCTGGTACACTGGACTAGCGATCGTTGTTCTGAGCACCGTGCAGCTCTTCACCGCCTGTCTGCTGGGAACACTGCTGTCGAGCAAG AATGATCAACTGATTCGCGAGATCTACGACATATCCTGGAACAACCTGCCGATCGAAGCCCAGAAGAGCCTCCAGCTGCTGCTCCACTCGGCCCAGCAACCGATGGTGCTGTCTGATGGATTCAACGCTGTCGATTTGTTCTACTTTGTGACG ATCTACAAGCAAATTTACTCGTTTGTGGCGATGCTGCTGAACTTCAACTAA
- the LOC6045708 gene encoding uncharacterized protein LOC6045708 isoform X3, which produces MEFAKRYFVRRRNLWSSEFKNPKALYESGCESVMSLAYVCGSEVLRPNYTRKNRRLAILFADFILYLVLSFWCTTVFWGRLNDVIFCFVTIGGAIQAFAKISSYTGKGLYDLHLRNLENFKNDRNYDEVQEIMMNVATICKLSVTVFKIIFSGMVGLVMFYSIGGSIMGEHYVLPFGYYFPFIDPDTLVGFVVNFSYQLTFIIYAYCGLQASDLVFLYLIMHAIGATETIIIYLRKLNHLISSNGASSCLDLLHDIIEKHIKLTEYSKDMNDLLKMGIFINFGSLVAQTVFSCFVLATAEEIWYTGLAIVVLSTVQLFTACLLGTLLSSKIYKQIYSFVAMLLNFN; this is translated from the exons ATGGAGTTCGCCAAGCGTTACTTTGTGCGCCGTCGAAATCTGTGGAGCAGTGAGTTCAAGAATCCCAAGGCTTTGTACGAAAGTGGCTGCGAATCGGTGATGAGTTTGGCCTACGTTTGCGGTTCTGAAGTCTTAAGGCCAAACTACACGCGGAAGAATCGCCGGTTGGCCATATTGTTCGCTGACTTTATCTTGTATTTGGTGTTAAGTTTTTGGTGCACGACCGTGTTTTGGGGCCGGTTGAATGACGTTATCTTCTGTTTTGTCACTATTGGAGGAGCCATTCAG GCTTTTGCTAAAATCAGCAGTTACACTGGAAAAGGATTGTACGACCTTCATTTGAGAAATCtggaaaacttcaaaaatgatcGCAACTATGATGAAGTTCAGGAAATAATGATGAACGTTGCAACGATTTGTAAGCTCTCAGTAACCGTTTTTAAGATAATCTTCTCAGGAATGGTCGGATTAGTCATGTTCTACTCGATTGGAGGATCGATAATGGGGGAACACTACGTGTTGCCATTTGGATATTACTTTCCATTCATTGATCCAGACACCCTCGTTGGATTTGTAGTAAATTTCTCATATCAATTAACGTTTATAATTTACGCCTATTGTGGGTTACAAGCCTCGGATTTAGTTTTCTTATATTTAATCATGCATGCGATTGGAGCAACGGAAACCATTATAATCTATTTGAGAAAACTCAATCATCTCATCAGTTCCAACGGTGCATCATCCTGTCTCGATCTGCTGCACGATATTATCGAGAAACATATCAAACTCACTGA GTACTCAAAAGACATGAACGACCTACTGAAGATGggaattttcataaactttggaaGTTTGGTTGCTCAAACTGTGTTTTCTTGTTTCGTGCTTGCAACG GCCGAAGAAATCTGGTACACTGGACTAGCGATCGTTGTTCTGAGCACCGTGCAGCTCTTCACCGCCTGTCTGCTGGGAACACTGCTGTCGAGCAAG ATCTACAAGCAAATTTACTCGTTTGTGGCGATGCTGCTGAACTTCAACTAA